A section of the Telopea speciosissima isolate NSW1024214 ecotype Mountain lineage chromosome 3, Tspe_v1, whole genome shotgun sequence genome encodes:
- the LOC122655250 gene encoding protein IQ-DOMAIN 14-like yields the protein MGKKPGWFSAIKRVFVSNSKEKLDDIGSEKLKSGKEKKKKWGLGILRHNGGDNSNSFIPGLHREPSSIEKILQDAERELQILPKKYSEMSSEQPPRPVAQPAAHPMSFDQRQRTPPDLMPSGSGVVSRHQKEAIGHNSIIITSPKNHQTSAIKIQAAFRGYMARRSFRALKGLVRLQGVMRGQSIKRQTMNALKQMQLLVRVQSQIQSRRIQMLDNKVDKELETSSLAKWTTTLPSTRDQEEWDDSQLTKEEEESRLQKKVEAVMKRERALAYAYSNQLWKATPKSAKAALVEIRSGGVPWWWNWVERELPGYPSEIHSATMHSNRADQINHQLTPPRPFPDPNLRRPPSSNNSKQPERLAGFDNHLETLLTPRSSKSVFTTTNTNTNNAPLLLSNNRATTPVMKHVKPRKIGGGGVASELSLGDVPLRDDASLTSCPPFSVPNYMVPTVSAKAKVRMANNNFKEREMMVGSSHDRKRRLSFPLTQSIGSLRWNKVFSSKDSSSQRLLEKNNTLQSIDYLSMDSTTSLPVGIAGRKPFKRFV from the exons ATGGGAAAGAAACCAGGTTGGTTCTCAgcaatcaagagggtatttgtATCCAATTCTAAAGAAAAACTGGATGATATT GGATCAGAGAAGTTGAAAAGTggcaaggaaaagaagaagaagtggggaTTAGGGATACTAAGGCATAATGGAGGAGACAACAGCAATTCATTCATTCCCGGCCTCCACAGAGAGCCGAGTAGTATTGAAAAAATACTCCAAGATGCCGAAAGAGAGTTACAGATATTGCCCAAAAAGTACTCGGAGATGTCTTCCGAGCAACCACCGAGGCCGGTGGCGCAACCGGCGGCGCATCCGATGTCGTTTGATCAACGTCAGAGGACGCCACCTGATCTAATGCCTTCTGGGTCTGGGGTTGTTAGTCGTCACCAGAAAGAAGCTATCGGCCATAACTCAATAATCATCACTTCACCAAAGAATCACCAAACTTCAGCTATCAAGATTCAAGCAGCCTTTAGAGGGTATATG GCTAGGAGGAGCTTCAGGGCACTAAAAGGGCTAGTAAGACTTCAGGGAGTAATGAGAGGGCAGAGTATCAAAAGGCAAACCATGAACGCCTTGAAACAGATGCAACTCCTTGTGAGAGTGCAATCCCAAATTCAGTCTCGAAGGATACAAATGTTGGACAATAAGGTTGACAAAGAGCTTGAAACCAGCAGCCTGGCCAAATGGACCACCACCCTACCATCA ACAAGAGACCAAGAAGAATGGGATGATAGCCAGCttacaaaagaggaagaagaatcaagaTTGCAGAAAAAGGTAGAAGCTGTAATGAAGCGAGAAAGGGCTTTAGCCTATGCATATTCAAACCAG TTGTGGAAGGCAACACCAAAATCAGCTAAGGCAGCCCTTGTGGAAATAAGGTCTGGTGGGGTTCCATGGTGGTGGAACTGGGTTGAAAGAGAACTTCCAGGATATCCTTCTGAAATCCATTCTGCAACAATGcattcaaatagagctgatcaAATAAATCATCAATTAACACCTCCTCGGCCCTTTCCAGACCCTAACCTTCGACGACCGCCATCAAGTAACAACAGTAAACAACCAGAAAGGCTTGCAGGTTTTGATAATCATCTCGAAACCCTACTTACACCAAGATCTTCAAAATCAGTTTTCACTACtacaaatacaaatacaaacaATGCACCACTACTCCTATCTAATAATAGAGCAACAACACCAGTGATGAAGCATGTAAAACCAAGGAAgataggtggtggtggtgttgcttCTGAATTGTCACTTGGTGATGTGCCATTGAGGGATGATGCAAGCCTTACAAGTTGTCCACCATTTTCTGTACCAAACTATATGGTTCCAACTGTTTCTGCTAAAGCAAAGGTGAGGATGGCTAATAATAACTTCAAGGAGAGGGAAATGATGGTGGGTTCAAGTCATGACAGGAAAAGGCGTCTTTCATTTCCTCTCACACAAAGCATTGGGTCACTGAGGTGGAACAAGGTATTCTCAAGCAAAGATTCTAGCTCTCAGAGGCTgttagagaagaacaatactttgCAGTCTATAGATTATTTGAGTATGGATTCCACCACTTCTTTGCCTGTTGGAATTGCTGGAAGGAAGCCATTCAAACGATTTGTGTGA
- the LOC122655251 gene encoding zinc finger BED domain-containing protein RICESLEEPER 2-like — MPNQRIPEVQMTPNEGNISSPSSSKTVSVPGLPTVSGATAGTRAATSTGITMRKRKRTSIVWKEFIQIPKEKNPDGRQRAKCKACGNIYLADSDINGTGSLRRHLKNCTKRKNKDVAQMILSGGDGNLTCKSKKIDAEMVRDMITMLIVRRELPLVFVEYQEFRDLITYLYPQFSPISRNTQLADILRWHNRESKRIKEFLNSFNGRMSLTTDLWSSITTDSYISLTCHYIDIEWILHKKLLKFCIMPPPHIGVNISQIASEMLLYWGIEKKLFSITLDNASANLSLIDHLKRNLVLKKALMCDGDFFHNRCCAHILNLIVQDGLKVIDNCVQLVRSSVAYVKASQARKVKFLECCKQVGLPNKKGLHGDVTMRWNSTYHMLDSAIFYKSAFHELQLVDKNYRECPSNEEWSKVEQLMHFLKPFNDITEVLSGSKYPTANLYFHNVWNIHKSLLEVIVHGDDHMKKMAQEMKKKFDKYWDSDSIILAIAVVFDPLYKLSFVSWAFDKIYNLDSRLREKFRLVKTSLERLFEEHRSMDVIMEEGALHSDDIETDMVGNASDWQELNAYESSNNTTRSDKSELYLYLEEPRIKDTTKQYDVLAYWKSAGGRVIDKYRSKLLPTNAEALICLRDWMFGVDFRAELGDDANDLADALKDVLSVNESGVTNEAPGPQVLSFDLQMSFNLLVLLAQSSGLF; from the exons ATGCCAAATCAAAGAATCCCAGAAGTTCAAATGACTCCAAATGAAGGAAACATTTCTAGTCCGTCTTCTAGTAAGACAGTGTCTGTACCAGGCCTACCGACTGTTTCTGGTGCTACAGCTGGTACTAGAGCTGCTACTTCAACTGGTATTACAatgagaaagaggaaaagaactTCTATAGTTTGGAAAGAGTTTATTCAAATTCCTAAAGAAAAGAATCCTGATGGGAGACAGAGGGCAAAATGTAAGGCTTGTGGGAATATATATTTGGCTGACTCAGATATCAATGGCACTGGCAGTTTGAGGAGACACCTTAAGAATTGCACCAAACGTAAAAACAAAGATGTTGCCCAAATGATATTAAGTGGAGGTGATGGGAATCTGACATGTAAAAGCAAGAAGATTGATGCAGAAATGGTGCGAGATATGATTACCATGCTTATTGTTAGAAGAGAACTACCCTTGGTGTTTGTTGAATATCAAGAGTTTAGGGATTTGATTACCTATCTTTACCCACAATTCAGCCCGATTAGTAGGAATACCCAATTGGCTGATATCTTGAGGTGGCACAATAGGGAGAGTAAGAGAATTAAGGAATTTTTGAATTCCTTCAATGGTAGGATGTCATTGACTACTGATTTGTGGTCCTCCATCACGACTGACTCTTATATTTCTCTCACTTGTCATTACATTGACATAGAATGGATATTGCAtaagaaattactaaaattttgcatcatgccaccaccacACATAGGAGTTAACATAAGTCAAATTGCATCAGAGATGTTATTGTATTGGGGGATTGAGAAGAAACTGTTTTCTATTACTCTAGATAATGCTTCTGCAAATCTCTCTTTAATTGATCACTTGAAAAGAAATTTGGTGTTGAAGAAGGCTTTAATGTGTGATGGTGATTTTTTTCATAACCGATGTTGTGCCCATATATTGAACCTAATTGTACAAGATGGTTTAAAGGTAATTGATAATTGTGTACAATTGGTTCGATCCAGCGTAGCATATGTGAAGGCATCTCAGGcaaggaaagtgaaattcctAGAATGCTGCAAGCAGGTGGGTTTACCAAATAAGAAAGGATTGCATGGAGATGTTACCATGAGGTGGAACTCCACTTATCACATGCTTGATTCTGCTATATTCTATAAGAGTGCATTTCATGAACTTCAGTTGGTGGATAAAAATTATAGAGAGTGTCCAAGTAATGAGGAATGGTCCAAGGTTGAGCAATTAATGCATTTTTTGAAGCCTTTCAATGACATCACAGAGGTGTTATCTGGGTCCAAGTACCCAACGGCAAATTTGTATTTTCATAACGTATGGAATATACATAAGTCTTTGTTGGAAGTGATAGTACATGGAGATGACCATATGAAGAAGATGGCacaagaaatgaaaaagaagtttgacaagtaTTGGGACTCAGATAGCATTATTTTAGCTATTGCAGTTGTATTTGACCCTCTATACAAGTTATCCTTTGTTTCATGGGCTTTTGATAAGATATATAATCTTGACTCTAGATTAAGGGAGAAATTTAGACTTGTAAAAACAAGTTTAGAACGACTCTTTGAAGAGCACCGAAGCATGGATGTGATCATGGAAGAGGGGGCATTACACTCAGATGATATTGAGACTGATATGGTTGGAAATGCATCAGACTGGCAG gagCTAAACGCATATGAGAGTAGCAATAATACAACAAGATCAGATAAATCTGAATTATATTTGTATTTGGAAGAGCCAAGGATCAAAGATACGACGAAGCAATATGATGTATTGGCCTATTGGAAGTC TGCTGGAGGTAGAGTTATTGACAAATATAGAAGTAAGCTACTACCAACAAATGCTGAAGCACTAATTTGCCTCCGAGATTGGATGTTTGGAGTAGACTTTAGAG ctGAACTGGGTGATGATGCCAATGATTTGGCTGATGCTTTAAAAGATGTGTTGTCCGTGAATGAGAGTGGTGTAACTAATGAGGCTCCA GGACCACAGGTATTGTCATTCGATCTTCAAATGTCATTTAATCTTCTAGTTCTTCTAGCTCAATCTTCAG GTCTCTTCTAG